One Dictyoglomus thermophilum H-6-12 DNA window includes the following coding sequences:
- a CDS encoding glycosyltransferase family 2 protein, which produces MLTIFFIFDKKIIMENVNVSLVIPVKDEEGTLETLYEKILEVLESLNLSFEILFIDDGSTDRSFDIMKQLSQRDSRVKVVRFRRNFGKAAALSCGFEKAKGEIIITMDADLQDDPKEIPKFIDLINNGYDVVSGWKKDRKDPWSKKIPSKIFNKITAWLTGVNIHDFNCGFKAYRNEVVKNLDIYGELYRYIPALAYSKGFRIGEVVVEHHPRIYGRSKYGWERLIKGFLDLFTVVFLTRFLKRPMHFFGGLGLLFFIVGFLINLGLTIYKYTTGALIGSRPLLLFGVLLMILGVQFLSIGLLGEMINNVTHGRKKEYLISEEIGFE; this is translated from the coding sequence ATGTTGACCATATTCTTTATTTTTGATAAAAAAATTATTATGGAGAATGTAAATGTTTCGCTTGTAATACCAGTTAAAGATGAGGAGGGCACTTTAGAAACTCTATATGAGAAAATCTTAGAAGTCCTTGAATCTTTGAACCTTTCCTTTGAAATCCTTTTTATTGATGATGGTAGTACTGATAGATCCTTTGATATTATGAAGCAATTGTCTCAAAGAGATTCTAGGGTTAAGGTAGTTAGATTTAGAAGAAATTTTGGAAAAGCTGCAGCACTCTCTTGTGGTTTTGAAAAAGCAAAAGGAGAGATTATTATAACTATGGATGCAGATTTGCAAGATGATCCGAAGGAAATTCCAAAGTTTATTGATTTGATCAATAATGGATATGATGTAGTTTCTGGATGGAAGAAGGATCGAAAAGATCCTTGGAGTAAAAAGATTCCTTCTAAAATATTTAATAAGATTACTGCTTGGCTTACAGGAGTTAATATTCATGATTTTAATTGTGGATTTAAGGCTTATAGAAATGAGGTTGTGAAGAATCTTGATATATATGGAGAACTCTACAGATATATTCCTGCCTTAGCCTACAGTAAGGGGTTTAGGATTGGGGAGGTAGTAGTAGAACATCATCCTAGGATTTATGGAAGATCAAAGTATGGATGGGAAAGATTAATAAAAGGTTTCTTGGATTTATTTACCGTAGTTTTCCTCACAAGATTTTTAAAGCGTCCTATGCATTTTTTTGGAGGATTAGGGCTTCTGTTCTTTATAGTTGGGTTCCTTATAAATTTAGGTTTAACCATATATAAATATACCACTGGAGCTCTAATAGGAAGTAGACCTTTACTTCTTTTTGGAGTACTTTTAATGATCTTAGGAGTTCAATTTTTATCCATAGGTCTTCTTGGAGAGATGATAAATAATGTTACTCATGGAAGAAAAAAGGAATATTTGATCTCAGAGGAGATTGGTTTTGAGTAA
- the nifS gene encoding cysteine desulfurase NifS has product MKRKVYLDYAATTPIRKEVYEEMKLFLKEKFGNPSSIHNFGREVKKAIEEAREKIAKAIGAESDEIIFTSGGTESNNMAIKGVAFALSHKGRHIITSQIEHHAVLEPCHFLEKIGFEITYLPVDKEGYVDPDDLKKAIRKDTILISIMHANNEIGTIEPIREISNIAKEHDIYFHTDAVQTVGHIPVNVNDLGVDLLSLSAHKFYGPKGIGALYIRKGTRIEPIIHGGSQENNKRAGTENVAGIIGMGKALELAISEMEREQKRLTELRDYFINQVEKRIPEVYLNGPRVNRLPNNINFSFAQIEGETLLLHLDLEGIAVSTGSACSSKSLEPSHVLSAIKLPAKLAQGSIRFTIGLYTQKEDLDYTIKVLENTIEKLRSISPDRQEWRMSRTE; this is encoded by the coding sequence ATGAAAAGAAAAGTATATTTAGATTACGCAGCCACAACTCCTATAAGAAAAGAAGTTTACGAGGAAATGAAACTCTTTCTAAAGGAAAAATTTGGAAACCCATCCAGTATTCATAACTTTGGAAGAGAGGTAAAAAAGGCTATAGAAGAAGCAAGAGAAAAAATAGCAAAAGCAATCGGAGCAGAATCCGACGAGATAATCTTTACCAGTGGTGGAACAGAGTCAAACAATATGGCTATTAAAGGTGTTGCTTTTGCTTTATCTCATAAAGGAAGACATATAATCACAAGTCAAATTGAGCATCACGCTGTATTGGAGCCCTGTCATTTTCTTGAAAAAATAGGATTTGAAATAACCTACCTCCCTGTAGATAAAGAAGGATACGTAGACCCAGACGATCTTAAAAAAGCTATAAGAAAAGACACTATATTAATATCTATAATGCATGCTAATAATGAGATCGGAACCATTGAACCTATCAGGGAGATCTCTAATATTGCAAAGGAACATGATATCTATTTTCATACTGATGCTGTACAAACAGTAGGCCATATACCAGTAAACGTGAATGATCTTGGAGTAGATCTTCTTTCTCTATCTGCCCACAAATTCTATGGTCCTAAAGGAATTGGAGCCCTATATATAAGAAAAGGAACCAGAATTGAACCTATAATTCATGGAGGATCTCAAGAAAACAATAAAAGAGCTGGAACAGAAAATGTAGCAGGAATAATAGGGATGGGAAAAGCTTTGGAATTAGCTATTTCTGAAATGGAGAGAGAACAAAAACGCTTAACAGAGCTTAGAGACTACTTTATAAATCAAGTAGAGAAAAGAATTCCAGAGGTTTATCTAAACGGCCCTAGAGTAAACCGACTTCCTAATAATATAAATTTTAGCTTTGCCCAAATAGAAGGAGAAACTCTTCTTCTCCACTTAGATTTAGAAGGAATTGCAGTATCCACAGGATCTGCTTGCAGTTCCAAATCTTTAGAACCATCCCACGTTCTCTCCGCCATTAAATTACCAGCCAAACTCGCCCAAGGATCTATAAGATTTACTATAGGTTTATATACCCAGAAGGAAGACTTGGATTATACCATAAAAGTTTTGGAGAACACAATAGAGAAATTAAGATCCATCTCACCAGATAGACAAGAGTGGAGGATGAGTAGAACAGAGTAA